GATCTTCGCACCAAAGAGTCGGACCGCATCGCGGCGATCCAGGGACTTCTCGGCGCAACCGGCATCGCGTCCCGCGCAACGCCGACCAGCATCGTAATCGCGGGCGGCAGACCCGAGGCGGACGGAACGCTCGCACGCTCGCACGACGACCACCGGATCGCGATGGCGGCGGCGGTGCTCGCCTGCGCGGCGGGTCCGATCGAGCTCGATGACGCGAGCAGCGTCGACGTCAGCTTCCCGGAGTTTCTCGCTACCCTCCGACAAACGCGCGAACCATAGCGCGCACGCCATCGTCGGCGCGGCGCAGCGCGATCTGCGCGCGCACGATCAAGACATTGGCTTTCACGGCATCGCGTTGCAGCTTCGCTAGCGTCGCCCGCGCGCGCGAGAAATCGATCGCGGGAAGCGACACCGAGGCAGCCCGCCGGCCGAGCCTGCGCGCCTCGAGCGCGAGTCGGATGCCGCCAATGGCGACGAGCAAGGTCGCGCTCGCGGTGGCCCCGACGACGAGCCAGAGGCCAGGGGACACGAATCGCCTACGCCGCCGAGTCGGATGGCGTGCCGCCGCCCGAGGGCTTCTCCGGTTTGGGATCCGCCGGTTTCGCGTCGCCCGGTTTCGCGTCGCCCGGCTTCGCATCGCTCGGCTTCTCCGACTTTGCATCAGTGCTCGTTGAAGCGTCGTCGCTCTTCTTGCGCGAATCGGTTGCGTAGAAGCCCGAGCCCTTGAAGACGATCGGCGCCGGATTGAAGACGCGCTGCAACGGCCCGCCGCAGACGGGGCACGTGCCCGCGAACGGTTCGCCGAAACCGTGGCGAACTTCGCTGACCTTGCCGCATTTCGTGCAGCGATAATCGTAGAGCGGCACGGTACCGCCTACAGATCGGCGAGCACGGCGCCGTTGCGCCGGTATTCGACCAAGCCCTTGAAGTTCGTCATCGCGCCTTGCAGCTGCGAGAGCAGTCGCCGTCCGCGACGCCACCATCGCACAGCGGAGAAGAATCGCCCGTGATAGGCCGGGTAACTGAGGCGCACGTGAAGCCGCGAGATCGCCGTCTTCCGCTCGACGCGAAACTCCACGCGCCGCCGCACGGAAAATGCACCGACGAGCGAGAGGTGATGGTTGCTGATGAACTGGTCGACCTCGTAGAGCTGTTCCTCCTCACCCGGAACCGTGGAACGCACCACGACTTCGCTGCCGAGCGCGATCGGCTCACCGGAGTCCACGCGCCTGGCGCTGCGGAGGAATGACAGCCACACGGGCCACTTCTCCACAGAGCAGAGGAGCGAAAAGACGTCCTCAGGAGGGGATTCGAGGTCCACGCTCGCGGTGAGCGATCGCATTCCGCGACCGAACGTCGGCGAAAGGATCGACATAATATCCTCTTAACTTCGGGCGGCCGCCGCGCCGAGCCTCCCTGCACC
This DNA window, taken from Candidatus Dormiibacterota bacterium, encodes the following:
- a CDS encoding SRPBCC family protein, with amino-acid sequence MSILSPTFGRGMRSLTASVDLESPPEDVFSLLCSVEKWPVWLSFLRSARRVDSGEPIALGSEVVVRSTVPGEEEQLYEVDQFISNHHLSLVGAFSVRRRVEFRVERKTAISRLHVRLSYPAYHGRFFSAVRWWRRGRRLLSQLQGAMTNFKGLVEYRRNGAVLADL
- a CDS encoding FmdB family zinc ribbon protein; this encodes MPLYDYRCTKCGKVSEVRHGFGEPFAGTCPVCGGPLQRVFNPAPIVFKGSGFYATDSRKKSDDASTSTDAKSEKPSDAKPGDAKPGDAKPADPKPEKPSGGGTPSDSAA